A stretch of Phoenix dactylifera cultivar Barhee BC4 unplaced genomic scaffold, palm_55x_up_171113_PBpolish2nd_filt_p 000130F, whole genome shotgun sequence DNA encodes these proteins:
- the LOC103697917 gene encoding probable galactinol--sucrose galactosyltransferase 2 isoform X1, whose amino-acid sequence MQGKMTVGPKISISDGNLVVHGKTILTGVPDNIVLTHGAGVGLVAGAFIGATASARTSLHVFTMGTLQGLRFMCLFRFKLWWMTQRMGMAGREVPLETQFMLVQSKDGTAEAELGAAAGDSGEEGGAATIYTVFLPLLEGPFRASLQGNVHDQIEICLESGDMAVETNQAQYMVYMHSGTNPFEVITQAVKAVEKHMGTFHHREKKKMPSFLDWFGWCTWDAFYTKVTAEGVDEGLKSLSDGGAHPKFLIIDDGWQQIGPDVQGQSRAVRLLFSCVGDVRCLTRWLFPRRLTGIKENAKFQKKNGEEDQSPGLKVVVDEAKQHHNVKYVYVWHAMAGYWGGVKPAGEGMEHYESALAYPVISPGVMGNQPNIVKETVHGLGLVHPKKAYSFYTELHAYLASCGVDGVKVDVQNIIETLGAGHGGRVSLTRAYHQALEASVGRNFPDNGCISCMCHNTDMLYSAKQTAVVRASDDFFPRDPASHTIHISSVAYNTLFLGEFMQPDWDMFYSLHPAAEYHGAARAIGGCAIYVSDKPGHHNFELLRALVLPDGSVLRAQLPGRPTRDGLFNDPARDGTSLLKIWNANKCTGVVGVFNCQGAGWCKIAKKIRVHNAAPGTLTGTVSARDVDNIAQLAGEGWDGQAAVYAYKSGELVRLPKGATLPVTLKVLEYELFHICPIKVISPGISVAPIGLVDMFNSGGAVEQFDIRMPSTGSTEDRRDDGDGSFDVAEQFSENRAATATVVLRVRGCGRFGFYSSRKPIKCTLDSSDVEFSYDSAMGLVMLNIPVPEEEMYRWALEIQV is encoded by the exons ATGCAGGGCAAGATGACGGTGGGCCCGAAGATCTCGATCAGCGATGGCAACCTGGTGGTACACGGGAAGACCATCCTCACCGGCGTCCCGGACAACATCGTCCTCACCCACGGCGCCGGCGTCGGCCTCGTCGCCGGTGCCTTCATCGGCGCCACCGCCTCCGCCCGCACGAGCCTCCATGTCTTCACCATGGGCACCCTCCA GGGGCTGCGGTTCATGTGCTTGTTCCGGTTCAAGCTATGGTGGATGACGCAACGGATGGGCATGGCCGGCCGGGAGGTGCCGCTGGAGACCCAGTTCATGCTGGTGCAGAGCAAGGACGGCACGGCCGAGGCCGAGCTCGGAGCCGCCGCCGGCGACTCCGGAGAGGAAGGCGGCGCGGCCACCATCTACACCgttttcctccccctcctcgaGGGCCCGTTCCGGGCCTCTCTCCAAGGCAACGTGCACGACCAGATCGAGATCTGCCTCGAGAGCG GAGACATGGCGGTTGAGACCAATCAGGCGCAGTACATGGTCTACATGCACTCCGGGACCAATCCCTTCGAAGTAATTACTCAGGCCGTCAA GGCTGTTGAGAAACACATGGGAACGTTCCATCACCGTGAGAAGAAGAAG ATGCCTTCTTTCCTTGACTGGTTCGGGTGGTGCACATGGGACGCTTTCTACACCAAGGTCACGGCCGAGGGCGTCGATGAGGGCCTTAAAAG CTTATCAGACGGCGGGGCGCATCCGAAGTTCCTGATCATAGACGATGGTTGGCAACAAATCGGCCCTGATGTCCAGGGCCAGTCCAGGGCCGTCCGTCTATTGTTTTCCTGTGTTGGTGACGTGAGATGTTTGACGCGTTGGTTGTTTCCTAGGAGGCTTACCGGGATCAAGGAGAACGCCAAGTTCCAGAAGAAGAACGGAGAGGAGGACCAATCCCCTGGACTCAAGGTCGTCGTGGACGAGGCCAAGCAGCACCATAACGTCAA GTACGTGTACGTCTGGCACGCGATGGCCGGGTACTGGGGAGGGGTGAAGCCGGCGGGGGAGGGGATGGAGCACTACGAGAGCGCGTTGGCCTACCCAGTGATCTCACCGGGGGTGATGGGAAACCAGCCCAATATCGTGAAGGAGACAGTGCACGGGCTGGGTCTGGTACACCCGAAGAAGGCGTACAGCTTCTACACCGAGCTCCACGCGTACCTCGCCTCCTGCGGAGTTGACGGCGTTAAAGTCGACGTCCAGAACATCATCGAGACCTTGGGTGCCGGCCACGGTGGCCGTGTGTCCCTCACACGTGCCTACCACCAGGCCTTGGAGGCGTCCGTTGGCCGTAATTTCCCGGACAACGGCTGCATCTCTTGCATGTGCCACAACACCGACATGCTGTACAG CGCGAAGCAGACGGCGGTGGTGAGGGCGTCGGACGACTTCTTCCCGAGGGATCCCGCGTCGCATACCATCCACATTTCTTCGGTGGCGTATAATACGCTTTTCCTGGGCGAATTTATGCAGCCAGACTGGGATATGTTCTAC AGCCTCCACCCAGCGGCGGAATACCACGGAGCCGCCCGTGCCATCGGTGGGTGCGCGATCTACGTTAG CGACAAGCCGGGCCACCACAACTTCGAGCTGCTGAGGGCGCTGGTCCTGCCCGATGGGTCCGTGCTCCGCGCCCAACTCCCTGGTCGTCCCACCCGTGACGGCCTCTTCAACGACCCCGCCCGTGATGGCACCAG CTTGCTGAAGATATGGAATGCGAACAAGTGCACGGGCGTGGTGGGCGTGTTCAATTGCCAGGGCGCCGGGTGGTGCAAGATCGCCAAGAAGATCCGCGTACACAACGCCGCCCCGGGGACCCTCACCGGCACCGTCAGCGCCCGGGATGTCGATAACATCGCCCAGCTCGCCGGCGAAGGCTGGGACGGCCAAGCCGCCGTCTATGCCTATAAATCAG GTGAATTGGTTCGGCTGCCGAAGGGCGCTACGCTCCCGGTGACTCTCAAAGTTCTTGAATATGAGCTCTTCCATATCTGCCCCATTAAG GTGATCAGCCCGGGCATCTCGGTGGCACCGATCGGACTGGTGGATATGTTTAACTCTGGCGGAGCGGTGGAGCAATTCGACATTCGGATGCCATCCACTGGCTCGACGGAGGACCGCCGCGATGATGGTGATGGTTCTTTCGATGTGGCTGAGCAGTTCAGTGAGAACAGAGCAGCTACTGCCACGGTTGTTCTTAGAGTACGGGGATGCGGACGGTTCGGGTTTTACTCGTCCCGGAAGCCGATTAAATGTACACTGGATTCTTCTGATGTGGAGTTCAGCTATGATTCTGCTATGGGGCTTGTGATGCTCAATATCCCTGTGCCGGAGGAGGAGATGTACCGGTGGGCTCTTGAGATCCAAGTCTAA
- the LOC103697917 gene encoding probable galactinol--sucrose galactosyltransferase 2 isoform X2, with product MTVGPKISISDGNLVVHGKTILTGVPDNIVLTHGAGVGLVAGAFIGATASARTSLHVFTMGTLQGLRFMCLFRFKLWWMTQRMGMAGREVPLETQFMLVQSKDGTAEAELGAAAGDSGEEGGAATIYTVFLPLLEGPFRASLQGNVHDQIEICLESGDMAVETNQAQYMVYMHSGTNPFEVITQAVKAVEKHMGTFHHREKKKMPSFLDWFGWCTWDAFYTKVTAEGVDEGLKSLSDGGAHPKFLIIDDGWQQIGPDVQGQSRAVRLLFSCVGDVRCLTRWLFPRRLTGIKENAKFQKKNGEEDQSPGLKVVVDEAKQHHNVKYVYVWHAMAGYWGGVKPAGEGMEHYESALAYPVISPGVMGNQPNIVKETVHGLGLVHPKKAYSFYTELHAYLASCGVDGVKVDVQNIIETLGAGHGGRVSLTRAYHQALEASVGRNFPDNGCISCMCHNTDMLYSAKQTAVVRASDDFFPRDPASHTIHISSVAYNTLFLGEFMQPDWDMFYSLHPAAEYHGAARAIGGCAIYVSDKPGHHNFELLRALVLPDGSVLRAQLPGRPTRDGLFNDPARDGTSLLKIWNANKCTGVVGVFNCQGAGWCKIAKKIRVHNAAPGTLTGTVSARDVDNIAQLAGEGWDGQAAVYAYKSGELVRLPKGATLPVTLKVLEYELFHICPIKVISPGISVAPIGLVDMFNSGGAVEQFDIRMPSTGSTEDRRDDGDGSFDVAEQFSENRAATATVVLRVRGCGRFGFYSSRKPIKCTLDSSDVEFSYDSAMGLVMLNIPVPEEEMYRWALEIQV from the exons ATGACGGTGGGCCCGAAGATCTCGATCAGCGATGGCAACCTGGTGGTACACGGGAAGACCATCCTCACCGGCGTCCCGGACAACATCGTCCTCACCCACGGCGCCGGCGTCGGCCTCGTCGCCGGTGCCTTCATCGGCGCCACCGCCTCCGCCCGCACGAGCCTCCATGTCTTCACCATGGGCACCCTCCA GGGGCTGCGGTTCATGTGCTTGTTCCGGTTCAAGCTATGGTGGATGACGCAACGGATGGGCATGGCCGGCCGGGAGGTGCCGCTGGAGACCCAGTTCATGCTGGTGCAGAGCAAGGACGGCACGGCCGAGGCCGAGCTCGGAGCCGCCGCCGGCGACTCCGGAGAGGAAGGCGGCGCGGCCACCATCTACACCgttttcctccccctcctcgaGGGCCCGTTCCGGGCCTCTCTCCAAGGCAACGTGCACGACCAGATCGAGATCTGCCTCGAGAGCG GAGACATGGCGGTTGAGACCAATCAGGCGCAGTACATGGTCTACATGCACTCCGGGACCAATCCCTTCGAAGTAATTACTCAGGCCGTCAA GGCTGTTGAGAAACACATGGGAACGTTCCATCACCGTGAGAAGAAGAAG ATGCCTTCTTTCCTTGACTGGTTCGGGTGGTGCACATGGGACGCTTTCTACACCAAGGTCACGGCCGAGGGCGTCGATGAGGGCCTTAAAAG CTTATCAGACGGCGGGGCGCATCCGAAGTTCCTGATCATAGACGATGGTTGGCAACAAATCGGCCCTGATGTCCAGGGCCAGTCCAGGGCCGTCCGTCTATTGTTTTCCTGTGTTGGTGACGTGAGATGTTTGACGCGTTGGTTGTTTCCTAGGAGGCTTACCGGGATCAAGGAGAACGCCAAGTTCCAGAAGAAGAACGGAGAGGAGGACCAATCCCCTGGACTCAAGGTCGTCGTGGACGAGGCCAAGCAGCACCATAACGTCAA GTACGTGTACGTCTGGCACGCGATGGCCGGGTACTGGGGAGGGGTGAAGCCGGCGGGGGAGGGGATGGAGCACTACGAGAGCGCGTTGGCCTACCCAGTGATCTCACCGGGGGTGATGGGAAACCAGCCCAATATCGTGAAGGAGACAGTGCACGGGCTGGGTCTGGTACACCCGAAGAAGGCGTACAGCTTCTACACCGAGCTCCACGCGTACCTCGCCTCCTGCGGAGTTGACGGCGTTAAAGTCGACGTCCAGAACATCATCGAGACCTTGGGTGCCGGCCACGGTGGCCGTGTGTCCCTCACACGTGCCTACCACCAGGCCTTGGAGGCGTCCGTTGGCCGTAATTTCCCGGACAACGGCTGCATCTCTTGCATGTGCCACAACACCGACATGCTGTACAG CGCGAAGCAGACGGCGGTGGTGAGGGCGTCGGACGACTTCTTCCCGAGGGATCCCGCGTCGCATACCATCCACATTTCTTCGGTGGCGTATAATACGCTTTTCCTGGGCGAATTTATGCAGCCAGACTGGGATATGTTCTAC AGCCTCCACCCAGCGGCGGAATACCACGGAGCCGCCCGTGCCATCGGTGGGTGCGCGATCTACGTTAG CGACAAGCCGGGCCACCACAACTTCGAGCTGCTGAGGGCGCTGGTCCTGCCCGATGGGTCCGTGCTCCGCGCCCAACTCCCTGGTCGTCCCACCCGTGACGGCCTCTTCAACGACCCCGCCCGTGATGGCACCAG CTTGCTGAAGATATGGAATGCGAACAAGTGCACGGGCGTGGTGGGCGTGTTCAATTGCCAGGGCGCCGGGTGGTGCAAGATCGCCAAGAAGATCCGCGTACACAACGCCGCCCCGGGGACCCTCACCGGCACCGTCAGCGCCCGGGATGTCGATAACATCGCCCAGCTCGCCGGCGAAGGCTGGGACGGCCAAGCCGCCGTCTATGCCTATAAATCAG GTGAATTGGTTCGGCTGCCGAAGGGCGCTACGCTCCCGGTGACTCTCAAAGTTCTTGAATATGAGCTCTTCCATATCTGCCCCATTAAG GTGATCAGCCCGGGCATCTCGGTGGCACCGATCGGACTGGTGGATATGTTTAACTCTGGCGGAGCGGTGGAGCAATTCGACATTCGGATGCCATCCACTGGCTCGACGGAGGACCGCCGCGATGATGGTGATGGTTCTTTCGATGTGGCTGAGCAGTTCAGTGAGAACAGAGCAGCTACTGCCACGGTTGTTCTTAGAGTACGGGGATGCGGACGGTTCGGGTTTTACTCGTCCCGGAAGCCGATTAAATGTACACTGGATTCTTCTGATGTGGAGTTCAGCTATGATTCTGCTATGGGGCTTGTGATGCTCAATATCCCTGTGCCGGAGGAGGAGATGTACCGGTGGGCTCTTGAGATCCAAGTCTAA